In Haliaeetus albicilla chromosome 3, bHalAlb1.1, whole genome shotgun sequence, the following are encoded in one genomic region:
- the LOC138684633 gene encoding feather keratin-like, which translates to MACYDLCRPCGPTPLANSCNEPCVQQCQDSRVVIQPSTVVVTLPGPILSSFPQSTAVGSSSSAAVGNVLSSQGVPISGGFGGLGGYGFGGLGCFGGRRGCNPC; encoded by the coding sequence ATGGCCTGCTACGACCTCTGCCGCCCCTGCGGACCCACCCCGCTGGCTAACAGCTGCAACGAGCCCTGTGTCCAGCAGTGCCAGGACTCCCGCGTCGTCATCCAGCCTTCTACCGTGGTGGTCACCCTGCCAGgacccatcctcagctccttcccccagagcACCGCCGTCGGATCCTCCTCATCGGCTGCCGTGGGCAACGTCCTCAGCTCCCAGGGAGTGCCCATCTCTGGTGGCTTCGGAGGCCTGGGCGGCTACGGCTTCGGAGGCCTGGGCTGCTTCGGCGGCAGAAGAGGCTGCAACCCCTGCTAA
- the LOC138684634 gene encoding feather keratin-like yields the protein MACYDLCRPCGPTPLANSCNEPCVQQCQDSRVVIQPSTVLVTLPGPILSSFPQSTAVGSSSSAAVGNVLSSQGVPISGGFGGLGGYGFGGLGCFGGRRGCNPC from the coding sequence ATGGCCTGCTACGACCTCTGCCGCCCCTGCGGACCCACCCCGCTGGCTAACAGCTGCAACGAGCCCTGTGTCCAGCAGTGCCAGGACTCCCGCGTCGTCATCCAGCCTTCTACCGTGCTGGTCACCCTGCCAGgacccatcctcagctccttcccccagagcACCGCCGTCGGATCCTCCTCATCGGCTGCCGTGGGCAACGTCCTCAGCTCCCAGGGAGTGCCCATCTCTGGTGGCTTCGGAGGCCTGGGCGGCTACGGCTTCGGAGGCCTGGGCTGCTTCGGCGGCAGAAGAGGCTGCAACCCCTGCTAA
- the LOC138684638 gene encoding feather keratin 2-like — translation MACYDLCRPCGPTPLANSCNEPCVQQCQDSRVVIQPPAVLVTLPGPILSSFPQSTAVGSSSSAAVGNVLSSQGVPISGGFGGLGGYGFGGLGCFGGRRGCNPC, via the coding sequence ATGGCCTGCTACGACCTCTGCCGCCCCTGCGGACCCACCCCGCTGGCTAACAGCTGCAACGAGCCCTGTGTCCAGCAGTGCCAGGACTCCCGCGTCGTCATCCAGCCTCCCGCCGTGCTGGTCACCCTGCCAGgacccatcctcagctccttcccccagagcACCGCCGTCGGATCCTCCTCATCGGCTGCCGTGGGCAACGTCCTCAGCTCCCAGGGAGTGCCCATCTCTGGTGGCTTCGGAGGCCTGGGCGGCTACGGCTTCGGAGGCCTGGGCTGCTTCGGCGGCAGAAGAGGCTGCAACCCCTGCTAA
- the LOC138684648 gene encoding feather keratin-like, whose protein sequence is MTSCTKADSPLGRSATSIKASPAPLSLTHFSQRLLLHRQQGPLHTTDMACYDLCRPCGPTPLANSCNEPCVQQCQDSRVVIQPPAVLVTLPGPILSSFPQSTAVGSSSSAAVGNVLSSQGVPISGGFGGLGGYGFGGLGCFGGRRGCYPC, encoded by the exons ATGACATCATGCACGAAGGCTGACTCACCCCTCGGGCGCTCAGCGACCAGCATAAAAGCCAGCCCAGCACCTCTCTCCCTCACACACTTCTCCCAACGCCTTCTCCTCCACCGTCAACAAG GGCCCCTCCACACCACAGACATGGCCTGCTACGACCTCTGCCGCCCCTGCGGACCCACCCCGCTGGCTAACAGCTGCAACGAGCCCTGTGTCCAGCAGTGCCAGGACTCCCGCGTCGTCATCCAGCCTCCCGCCGTGCTGGTCACCCTGCCAGgacccatcctcagctccttcccccagagcACCGCCGTCGGATCCTCCTCATCGGCTGCCGTGGGCAACGTCCTCAGCTCCCAGGGAGTGCCCATCTCTGGTGGCTTCGGAGGCCTGGGCGGTTACGGCTTCGGAGGCCTGGGCTGCTTCGGCGGCAGAAGAGGCTGCTACCCCTGCTAA
- the LOC138684649 gene encoding feather keratin 2-like — translation MTSCTKADSPLGRSATSIKASPAPLSLTHFSQRLLLHRQQGPLHTTDMACYDLCRPCGPTPLANSCNEPCVQQCQDSRVVIQPPAVLVTLPGPILSSFPQSTAVGSSSSAAVGNVLSSQGVPISGGFGGLGGYGFGGLGCFGGRRGCNPC, via the exons ATGACATCATGCACGAAGGCTGACTCACCCCTCGGGCGCTCAGCGACCAGCATAAAAGCCAGCCCAGCACCTCTCTCCCTCACACACTTCTCCCAACGCCTTCTCCTCCACCGTCAACAAG GGCCCCTCCACACCACAGACATGGCCTGCTACGACCTCTGCCGCCCCTGCGGACCCACCCCGCTGGCTAACAGCTGCAACGAGCCCTGTGTCCAGCAGTGCCAGGACTCCCGCGTCGTCATCCAGCCTCCCGCCGTGCTGGTCACCCTGCCAGgacccatcctcagctccttcccccagagcACCGCCGTCGGATCCTCCTCATCGGCTGCCGTGGGCAACGTCCTCAGCTCCCAGGGAGTGCCCATCTCTGGTGGCTTCGGAGGCCTGGGCGGCTACGGCTTCGGAGGCCTGGGCTGCTTCGGCGGCAGAAGAGGCTGCAACCCCTGCTAA